From a single Notolabrus celidotus isolate fNotCel1 chromosome 7, fNotCel1.pri, whole genome shotgun sequence genomic region:
- the mchr1a gene encoding melanin-concentrating hormone receptor 1: MRFLVIPLNLDLLLIIPMDFLNLSNFSLVDSNSTTTAVDGTLHCSSILHVISGIICFLGIMGNCIVIYTIMKKTKCRAKQTVPDIFILNLSLVDLLFLLGMPFLLHQLLGNGTWHFGAAMCTVITALDSNSQIVSTYILTAMTLDRYLATVHPIRFNYIRTPCVAALVIGLVWGLSLLTIIPVWMYAGLMTLPDGMVACALLLPDPVTDTYWFTLYQFFLAFAIPLVIICLVFFKILQHMSTSVAPLPPRSLRVRTRKVTRMAVAICLAFFICWAPYYILQLVHLGVQKPSLAFSYAYNIAISMGYANSCINPFLYIILSETFKRQFYRAVRPINRKFRVNPSTTDGGSVSVRMIPEGAQQEPASEELIPSNGAPQ; encoded by the exons ATGCGATTCTTGGTAATACCTCTTAACTTGGATTTACTTTTGATTATCCCCATGGATTTTTTAAACCTTTCCAATTTTTCTCTCGTCGACTCAAATTCAACAACAACAG CTGTAGATGGAACCCTTCACTGCAGCTCTATCCTTCATGTAATTTCTGGCATCATCTGCTTCCTGGGTATTATGGGCAACTGTATTGTTATCTACACCATCATGAAGAAGACAAAGTGTCGCGCCAAACAAACTGTTCCGGATATCTTTATCTTAAATTTGTCACTTGTGGATCTCCTGTTCCTACTTGGAATGccattcctcctccaccagttGCTGGGCAACGGTACCTGGCACTTTGGAGCTGCGATGTGTACGGTCATCACCGCACTGGACTCCAATAGTCAAATTGTTAGTACTTACATCCTCACAGCTATGACACTTGATCGTTACTTGGCCACAGTCCATCCCATCCGCTTCAATTACATCCGCACACCTTGTGTGGCAGCACTGGTGATTGGCTTAGTGTGGGGTCTGTCATTACTCACAATCATCCCTGTGTGGATGTACGCTGGCCTGATGACTCTCCCCGACGGCATGGTGGCCTGTGCTCTTCTCCTGCCCGACCCTGTCACTGACACATACTGGTTTACACTCTACCAGTTCTTCTTGGCGTTTGCCATACCTCTGGTTATCATCTGCTTGGTGTTCTTCAAGATCCTGCAGCACATGTCCACAAGCGtggcccccctccctcctcggAGTTTGAGGGTGCGAACCCGGAAGGTGACCCGGATGGCGGTAGCCATATGCTTGGCTTTCTTCATCTGCTGGGCCCCTTACTACATCCTTCAGCTGGTCCACCTCGGGGTGCAGAAGCCGAGCTTAGCCTTCTCCTATGCTTACAACATTGCTATTAGCATGGGCTACGCCAACAGCTGCATCAACCCGTTCCTCTATATTATCCTTAGTGAGACCTTCAAGAGGCAGTTTTACAGGGCTGTTCGGCCAATTAACAGGAAATTCAGAGTGAACCCAAGCACAACAGATGGTggaagtgtgagtgtgaggatGATACCTGAAGGGGCTCAGCAGGAGCCGGCCTCTGAGGAGTTAATACCATCCAATGGGGCACCACAGTGA